The following proteins are co-located in the Hyalangium minutum genome:
- a CDS encoding phospholipase D-like domain-containing protein, translating into MIRCWPVLILFATFLGCAYPNHPHDLRLRSVPDGPEGLSQAFFQSTGVALEPGHRVERVNNGRIFDAIEEEVRAARSSIHILSYIWRPGEPSDRLIRALSERQPGVECRVLVDAMGSINFEAVAPRLAAVGCETRVFRSVQGAIASLQLTRMLSRMHRKLVVRDGEVGITGGWGIWKSWEGDARNADEWRDSNVRVWGPAVRQLQQAFAENWQEAGGSFLPEACFPALSPAGEARAGFVASTGELYLSDGKRMTMVAIAAARHRLWIANAYFIPPQDISDLLILKAKEGVDVRVLVPGRHHDVKVVHEGQRGSYARLLAAGVRIWEYELSMMHSKTIVVDDRLSVIGSTNMDPLSLDVVEEGSLVVEDLALAGELAQDFEHDLGHAREIHASGWLRRGLLQRLAEQFPRLIGRYL; encoded by the coding sequence GTGATTCGTTGCTGGCCCGTCCTCATCCTCTTCGCGACCTTCCTGGGCTGCGCTTACCCCAACCATCCGCATGATCTCCGCCTCCGGAGCGTGCCCGATGGGCCCGAGGGACTGTCTCAGGCCTTCTTCCAATCCACGGGCGTGGCGCTGGAGCCGGGCCATCGAGTGGAGCGGGTGAACAATGGGCGCATCTTCGATGCCATCGAGGAGGAGGTGCGCGCGGCACGCTCCAGCATCCACATCCTCAGCTACATCTGGCGGCCGGGAGAGCCCTCGGACCGGTTGATCCGCGCGCTGAGCGAGCGGCAGCCGGGGGTGGAGTGCCGGGTGCTCGTGGATGCGATGGGGAGCATCAACTTCGAGGCCGTGGCCCCTCGGCTGGCGGCGGTGGGCTGCGAGACGCGCGTCTTCCGGTCCGTCCAGGGGGCCATCGCCTCGCTTCAGTTGACGCGCATGCTGTCGCGGATGCACCGCAAGCTGGTGGTGCGCGATGGCGAAGTCGGCATCACCGGAGGGTGGGGCATCTGGAAGAGCTGGGAGGGAGACGCACGCAACGCCGACGAGTGGCGCGATAGCAATGTCCGGGTGTGGGGCCCCGCCGTGCGGCAGCTCCAGCAGGCCTTTGCGGAGAACTGGCAAGAGGCAGGCGGAAGCTTTCTTCCCGAGGCGTGCTTCCCGGCGCTCTCACCGGCCGGCGAGGCCCGCGCGGGCTTCGTGGCCAGCACGGGAGAGCTCTACCTCTCGGATGGAAAGCGGATGACGATGGTGGCGATCGCCGCGGCCCGCCACCGGCTGTGGATCGCCAACGCCTACTTCATCCCGCCCCAGGACATCAGCGACCTGCTCATCCTGAAGGCAAAGGAGGGCGTGGACGTGCGGGTGCTGGTGCCGGGGCGCCACCACGATGTGAAGGTGGTGCATGAGGGGCAGCGGGGCTCGTATGCGCGGCTGCTCGCGGCCGGGGTGCGCATCTGGGAGTACGAGCTGTCGATGATGCACTCCAAGACGATCGTCGTGGACGACCGGCTGAGCGTCATCGGGTCGACGAACATGGATCCGCTCTCGCTGGATGTGGTGGAGGAGGGCTCGCTGGTGGTGGAGGACTTGGCGCTGGCGGGCGAGCTGGCCCAGGACTTCGAGCACGACCTGGGGCATGCGCGGGAGATCCACGCGAGCGGCTGGCTGCGGCGAGGGCTGCTCCAGCGGCTGGCCGAGCAGTTCCCCCGGCTCATCGGCCGCTACCTCTGA
- a CDS encoding DUF3592 domain-containing protein — MLTIIGPIFLVVGLGLLAGCFGAYARTKRFLAAAREARAEVVGMDERHGGSSQSRSYHPILRYRTQEGVTKEIVSSVGSNPPRYKKGDSVAVLYDPAKPDDMRIHSFANVWLVPLILGFVGVIFIVVGSVLTFVMER; from the coding sequence GTGTTGACGATCATCGGTCCTATCTTCCTGGTGGTGGGCTTGGGGCTCCTGGCGGGCTGCTTCGGCGCGTACGCCCGGACGAAGCGCTTCCTGGCCGCCGCGCGCGAGGCCCGGGCCGAAGTCGTGGGCATGGACGAGCGCCACGGTGGCAGCAGCCAGAGCCGCTCGTACCACCCCATCCTGCGCTACCGGACGCAGGAGGGCGTGACGAAGGAGATCGTCTCGTCGGTGGGCTCCAACCCGCCGCGCTACAAGAAGGGCGACAGCGTCGCCGTCCTCTACGATCCCGCGAAGCCGGATGACATGCGCATCCACAGCTTCGCCAACGTCTGGCTCGTGCCGCTCATTCTGGGCTTCGTGGGCGTCATCTTCATCGTCGTGGGCTCGGTGCTGACGTTCGTCATGGAGCGCTGA
- a CDS encoding DUF4166 domain-containing protein, protein MLRQLQGSSLYKEVLGPRWSGLPATVRRLHEPGCARGPFTIRRGAGVMSAVLGWLCRFPVAGEQVPTRLVVQQDGALQRWERSFGGHVLTTVQRAREGGLIGEQLGPVECVFQVRPVEGGIAYEQVGAWLCLGPLRLPLPRVLAPRIEATALGVPEGMQVRVTVGSSMAGWLLTYEGLVRPEEEAP, encoded by the coding sequence ATGCTCAGACAGCTGCAGGGCTCCTCGCTCTATAAGGAGGTGCTGGGGCCTCGCTGGTCCGGGCTGCCTGCCACCGTGCGCCGCCTGCACGAGCCGGGATGTGCCCGAGGCCCTTTTACGATTCGCCGGGGCGCGGGGGTGATGTCCGCGGTGCTGGGATGGCTCTGCCGCTTTCCAGTGGCCGGTGAGCAGGTGCCCACCCGGCTCGTGGTCCAGCAGGACGGGGCCCTGCAGCGCTGGGAGCGCAGCTTCGGTGGACATGTGCTCACCACGGTGCAGCGCGCCCGGGAGGGGGGGCTGATCGGTGAACAGCTCGGCCCGGTGGAGTGTGTGTTTCAGGTGCGCCCAGTGGAGGGAGGCATCGCCTATGAGCAGGTCGGTGCCTGGCTCTGCCTGGGGCCGCTGCGGCTGCCGCTGCCTCGGGTGCTCGCCCCACGCATCGAGGCCACGGCCCTGGGAGTCCCAGAAGGAATGCAGGTACGAGTGACGGTTGGCTCCTCGATGGCGGGGTGGCTGCTCACTTATGAGGGGCTCGTGAGGCCGGAGGAGGAGGCGCCATGA